Proteins co-encoded in one Streptomyces sp. JH34 genomic window:
- a CDS encoding LysR family transcriptional regulator, with amino-acid sequence MTEWDVKKLRILRTLRDRGTVTATAEALRMTPSAVSQQLTNLAGQLGVRLLEAQGRRVRLTDAAHLVLHHAEAVFAQLERADAELTGYLRGEAGQVRVGAFSTAVPALVVPAVRLLGAEERPGPQIRVREAEAAQAFELLSAGEVDLALSLAAHAPTARDPRFTLQPLLADPLDVALPAGHRLAGAPVLRLADLSREPWIFGGSGPWSEITTAACEAAGFVPEQAHSASGWTAILAMVRASMGVALIPRMVSASDRPHDGVAMRVLEADRPYRHVVVAVRQGAERGPAVARVLGALQQVAATSHRHTVKHS; translated from the coding sequence CCGCCACCGCCGAAGCCCTCCGCATGACGCCGTCGGCCGTCTCGCAGCAGCTCACCAACCTCGCCGGGCAGCTCGGGGTGCGACTGCTGGAGGCGCAGGGGCGACGCGTGCGGCTCACCGACGCCGCGCACCTCGTGCTGCACCACGCCGAGGCGGTCTTCGCCCAGCTGGAACGGGCCGACGCCGAACTCACCGGCTATCTGCGGGGCGAGGCGGGCCAGGTGCGCGTCGGCGCCTTCTCGACGGCCGTGCCCGCCCTCGTGGTCCCGGCCGTGCGACTGCTGGGAGCCGAGGAGCGCCCCGGGCCCCAGATCCGCGTACGGGAGGCGGAGGCGGCCCAGGCCTTCGAGCTGCTGTCGGCCGGTGAGGTGGATCTGGCGCTCTCCCTGGCGGCGCACGCCCCGACGGCCCGTGACCCCCGCTTCACCCTGCAGCCGCTCCTCGCCGACCCGCTGGACGTGGCGCTGCCCGCCGGGCACCGCCTCGCCGGGGCGCCGGTCCTGCGGCTGGCGGACCTCTCGCGGGAGCCCTGGATCTTCGGCGGGTCCGGCCCCTGGTCGGAGATCACCACCGCCGCGTGCGAGGCGGCGGGCTTCGTCCCCGAACAGGCCCACAGCGCCAGCGGCTGGACGGCGATCCTCGCCATGGTGCGGGCGTCCATGGGCGTCGCGCTGATCCCCCGGATGGTCTCCGCCTCGGACCGGCCGCACGACGGCGTGGCGATGCGGGTCCTGGAGGCGGACCGGCCGTACCGCCACGTGGTGGTCGCCGTGCGGCAGGGAGCCGAACGCGGCCCGGCGGTCGCCCGCGTACTGGGCGCGCTCCAGCAGGTGGCGGCCACTTCCCACCGGCACACCGTTAAGCACAGCTGA
- the alc gene encoding allantoicase: protein MPTDEIQTEPSSSDPHANDAAPYGGGDPYADYRAGDFPFTRLVDLADRRLGAGVIAANDEFFAERENLLIREPAVFDPERFGHKGKIMDGWETRRRRGADAEHPFPAPEDHDWAIVRLGAPGIIRGIVVDTAHFRGNYPQRVSVQATAVEGAPGPGELLADDVKWEELVPPTPVRGHAANGFEVTGDRRWTHLRIRQHPDGGIARLRVHGEVVPDPAWLAALGTIDLISILNGGTYEDASDRFYSSPAQIILPGTSRKMDDGWENRRRRVRDTNDWVRFRLPAQGAVRAVEIDTACLKGNAAGWTGLHGRDGDTGEWFEILPRTRLQPDTLHRFVLDTEAVVTHVRLDAYPDGGVARMRLHGSLTEAGAAELARRHQESGA, encoded by the coding sequence ATGCCCACCGACGAGATCCAGACGGAGCCCTCTTCCAGCGACCCGCACGCCAACGACGCGGCCCCCTACGGCGGTGGTGACCCCTACGCCGACTACCGCGCGGGCGACTTCCCCTTCACCCGGCTGGTCGACCTCGCCGACCGACGCCTCGGCGCCGGAGTGATCGCGGCGAACGACGAGTTCTTCGCCGAGCGCGAGAACCTCCTGATCCGCGAACCCGCCGTCTTCGACCCCGAGCGCTTCGGCCACAAGGGCAAGATCATGGACGGCTGGGAGACCCGCCGCCGCCGGGGCGCGGACGCGGAGCACCCCTTCCCCGCCCCCGAGGACCACGACTGGGCGATCGTCCGGCTGGGCGCGCCCGGGATCATCCGCGGCATCGTCGTCGACACCGCCCACTTCCGCGGCAACTACCCGCAGCGCGTCTCCGTGCAGGCCACGGCCGTGGAAGGCGCCCCCGGACCCGGGGAGCTCCTCGCCGACGACGTGAAGTGGGAGGAGCTCGTCCCGCCCACCCCCGTGCGGGGCCACGCCGCCAACGGCTTCGAGGTCACCGGTGACCGCCGCTGGACGCACCTGCGGATCCGCCAGCACCCGGACGGCGGGATCGCCCGTCTCCGCGTCCACGGCGAGGTCGTGCCCGACCCGGCCTGGCTCGCGGCCCTCGGCACGATCGACCTGATCTCGATCCTCAACGGCGGCACGTACGAGGACGCCTCGGACCGCTTCTACTCCTCCCCGGCCCAGATCATCCTGCCCGGCACCTCCCGCAAGATGGACGACGGCTGGGAGAACCGCCGCCGCCGGGTCCGCGACACGAACGACTGGGTCCGCTTCCGGCTGCCCGCCCAGGGCGCGGTGCGCGCGGTCGAGATCGACACGGCCTGCCTCAAGGGCAACGCGGCCGGCTGGACCGGCCTCCACGGCCGCGACGGCGACACGGGCGAGTGGTTCGAGATCCTGCCCCGCACCCGGCTCCAGCCCGACACCCTCCACCGCTTCGTCCTCGACACCGAGGCCGTGGTCACCCACGTACGCCTGGACGCCTACCCCGACGGCGGGGTGGCCCGGATGCGCCTCCACGGCTCACTGACGGAGGCCGGCGCCGCCGAACTGGCCCGCCGCCACCAGGAGTCCGGCGCCTGA